The following coding sequences are from one Triplophysa dalaica isolate WHDGS20190420 chromosome 12, ASM1584641v1, whole genome shotgun sequence window:
- the bcam gene encoding basal cell adhesion molecule isoform X1 — protein sequence MERTMLGRFGVCTVFALTLQVCLAAVTVNVIPKVEVIKGDTVQLTCTYITTETASSFVVQWFIEIAGARERIAYWQSKGDAGVDANTLLTERLTLGSDKSITISPVNVEDEMTYYCQVTGGPVGTSEGETVVKVFNAPEKPMISGNNQAITVSHGSAPSSQVGKCTSRNGHPEPRIVWFKDGKPLPVVKDQKEKTFMIPSVVKEASGLTTVTSILFMQPEKADAKSVFHCTVEYSMPRDQTKQDSSETFSLSLLYPSENVFFKLMNQGPIKEGDDVDMICETDGNPQPEISFYQVTTPEDKKLPASAGKLVLKNVTRNDAGNYKCEAEDFDAVVDLVKTLSFSVHYLELVEVDPKGPLFPSQGDAVELQCKTQSSDEYTLKWKKDSKVLSQNGVLSFQSVSLSDAGVYICVGAVPSVPGLQKQANVTLTVKGKPEIDTPVDVFIAKEGGLITLNCSALGFPAPQFTWTPSGKESVTVMGNKVISRIMLEATSAVLKDGVKCEASNEFGMDSKKFKVSIKTEPVTHEDANAANRGNPMFKTADRQQAGSSSVVIAVVVCVLLLLLLVAGLFFLNKKGKLSCGKKNKKDVASGDMKGGIVVEMKSGEKGNEESGLLNKPNADQC from the exons tgtgtttggCTGCAGTCACGGTCAATGTGATCCCAAAGGTGGAAGTTATAAAAGGAGACACGGTCCAGCTGACCTGCACATACATCACTACTGAAACTGCCTCCTCTTTTGTGGTCCAGTGGTTCATT GAGATTGCAGGTGCAAGGGAGCGAATAGCTTACTGGCAATCGAAAGGTGATGCTGGCGTTGATGCCAACACATTGTTGACAGAACGGTTGACCCTGGGAAGTGACAAGTCCATCACCATCTCCCCCGTCAATGTGGAAGATGAGATGACTTATTACTGCCAAGTAACTGGAGGGCCCGTGGGAACCTCTGAGGGTGAAACCGTGGTGAAAGTTTTCA ATGCACCAGAGAAGCCGATGATATCTGGCAATAATCAGGCCATCACTGTCAGTCATGGCTCAGCCCCCTCATCCCAG GTTGGTAAATGTACCAGCAGGAACGGTCACCCTGAACCTCGTATAGTCTGGTTCAAGGATGGCAAACCTCTGCCTGTAGTGAAGGACCAAAAGGAAA aAACATTCATGATACCAAGTGTAGTGAAGGAAGCCTCAGGTCTGACCACTGTGACCAGCATACTGTTTATGCAGCCAGAAAAAGCTGATGCTAAATCAGTCTTCCACTGCACCGTTGAGTACAGCATGCCAAGAGACCAGACCAAACAGGACAGCTCGGAAACATTCAGTCTCTCGTTGCTCT ATCCATCAGAAAACGTGTTCTTTAAACTGATGAATCAAGGGCCAATCAAAGAGGGGGATGATGTGGATATGATCTGTGAGACTGATGGTAACCCTCAGCCAGAGATTTCTTTTTATCAAGTG ACTACTCCTGAGGACAAAAAACTACCAGCGTCAGCAGGGAAGTTGGTCCTGAAGAACGTGACTCGTAACGATGCTGGAAACTATAAATGTGAAGCGGAGGACTTTGATGCTGTGGTTGATCTTGTCAAGACTTTGAGCTTTTCTGTGCATT ATCTTGAACTTGTGGAAGTGGATCCAAAAGGTCCTTTGTTTCCATCTCAGGGAGATGCTGTGGAGCTTCAATGTAAGACCCAATCCTCAGACGAATACACCCTGAAGTGGAAGAAG GACTCAAAGGTATTGTCGCAGAATGGTGTGTTAAGTTTTCAGTCGGTATCTCTCTCTGACGCtggtgtgtatatatgtgtgggAGCTGTACCCTCTGTGCCAGGCCTCCAAAAACAAGCCAATGTCACCCTTACCGTAAAAG GTAAACCTGAGATTGATACTCCAGTGGATGTTTTCATTGCCAAGGAGGGAGGATTAATCACTCTCAACTGCTCTGCTCTTGGTTTTCCCGCTCCACAGTTCACCTGGACACCCTCTGGCAAAGag tCAGTAACAGTAATGGGAAATAAGGTGATCAGCAGAATCATGCTTGAAGCCACATCTGCAGTCCTGAAGGATGGTGTCAAGTGCGAAGCATCCAACGAATTTGGAATGGACAGCAAGAAGTTCAAGGTTTCCATCAAAACAG AGCCAGTGACACACGAAGATGCCAATGCAGCTAACCGAG GGAACCCCATGTTTAAAACAG CAGATAGACAGCAGGCGGGTTCGAGCTCGGTCGTGATCGCTGTGGTGGTGTGTGTTCTGCTGCTCCTTCTGCTGGTGGCTGGACTCTTCTTCCTCAATAAGAAAGGCAAGCTGAGCTGCGGAAAAAAGAACAAGAAGGATGT GGCCTCTGGGGACATGAAAGGTGGCATCGTTGTGGAGATGAAATCTGGTGAAAAGGGCAATGAGGAGTCCGGTCTGCTAAACAAACCCAATGCAGATCAG
- the bcam gene encoding basal cell adhesion molecule isoform X3: MERTMLGRFGVCTVFALTLQVCLAAVTVNVIPKVEVIKGDTVQLTCTYITTETASSFVVQWFIEIAGARERIAYWQSKGDAGVDANTLLTERLTLGSDKSITISPVNVEDEMTYYCQVTGGPVGTSEGETVVKVFNAPEKPMISGNNQAITVSHGSAPSSQVGKCTSRNGHPEPRIVWFKDGKPLPVVKDQKEKTFMIPSVVKEASGLTTVTSILFMQPEKADAKSVFHCTVEYSMPRDQTKQDSSETFSLSLLYPSENVFFKLMNQGPIKEGDDVDMICETDGNPQPEISFYQVTTPEDKKLPASAGKLVLKNVTRNDAGNYKCEAEDFDAVVDLVKTLSFSVHYLELVEVDPKGPLFPSQGDAVELQCKTQSSDEYTLKWKKDSKVLSQNGVLSFQSVSLSDAGVYICVGAVPSVPGLQKQANVTLTVKGKPEIDTPVDVFIAKEGGLITLNCSALGFPAPQFTWTPSGKESVTVMGNKVISRIMLEATSAVLKDGVKCEASNEFGMDSKKFKVSIKTEPVTHEDANAANRADRQQAGSSSVVIAVVVCVLLLLLLVAGLFFLNKKGKLSCGKKNKKDVASGDMKGGIVVEMKSGEKGNEESGLLNKPNADQC, encoded by the exons tgtgtttggCTGCAGTCACGGTCAATGTGATCCCAAAGGTGGAAGTTATAAAAGGAGACACGGTCCAGCTGACCTGCACATACATCACTACTGAAACTGCCTCCTCTTTTGTGGTCCAGTGGTTCATT GAGATTGCAGGTGCAAGGGAGCGAATAGCTTACTGGCAATCGAAAGGTGATGCTGGCGTTGATGCCAACACATTGTTGACAGAACGGTTGACCCTGGGAAGTGACAAGTCCATCACCATCTCCCCCGTCAATGTGGAAGATGAGATGACTTATTACTGCCAAGTAACTGGAGGGCCCGTGGGAACCTCTGAGGGTGAAACCGTGGTGAAAGTTTTCA ATGCACCAGAGAAGCCGATGATATCTGGCAATAATCAGGCCATCACTGTCAGTCATGGCTCAGCCCCCTCATCCCAG GTTGGTAAATGTACCAGCAGGAACGGTCACCCTGAACCTCGTATAGTCTGGTTCAAGGATGGCAAACCTCTGCCTGTAGTGAAGGACCAAAAGGAAA aAACATTCATGATACCAAGTGTAGTGAAGGAAGCCTCAGGTCTGACCACTGTGACCAGCATACTGTTTATGCAGCCAGAAAAAGCTGATGCTAAATCAGTCTTCCACTGCACCGTTGAGTACAGCATGCCAAGAGACCAGACCAAACAGGACAGCTCGGAAACATTCAGTCTCTCGTTGCTCT ATCCATCAGAAAACGTGTTCTTTAAACTGATGAATCAAGGGCCAATCAAAGAGGGGGATGATGTGGATATGATCTGTGAGACTGATGGTAACCCTCAGCCAGAGATTTCTTTTTATCAAGTG ACTACTCCTGAGGACAAAAAACTACCAGCGTCAGCAGGGAAGTTGGTCCTGAAGAACGTGACTCGTAACGATGCTGGAAACTATAAATGTGAAGCGGAGGACTTTGATGCTGTGGTTGATCTTGTCAAGACTTTGAGCTTTTCTGTGCATT ATCTTGAACTTGTGGAAGTGGATCCAAAAGGTCCTTTGTTTCCATCTCAGGGAGATGCTGTGGAGCTTCAATGTAAGACCCAATCCTCAGACGAATACACCCTGAAGTGGAAGAAG GACTCAAAGGTATTGTCGCAGAATGGTGTGTTAAGTTTTCAGTCGGTATCTCTCTCTGACGCtggtgtgtatatatgtgtgggAGCTGTACCCTCTGTGCCAGGCCTCCAAAAACAAGCCAATGTCACCCTTACCGTAAAAG GTAAACCTGAGATTGATACTCCAGTGGATGTTTTCATTGCCAAGGAGGGAGGATTAATCACTCTCAACTGCTCTGCTCTTGGTTTTCCCGCTCCACAGTTCACCTGGACACCCTCTGGCAAAGag tCAGTAACAGTAATGGGAAATAAGGTGATCAGCAGAATCATGCTTGAAGCCACATCTGCAGTCCTGAAGGATGGTGTCAAGTGCGAAGCATCCAACGAATTTGGAATGGACAGCAAGAAGTTCAAGGTTTCCATCAAAACAG AGCCAGTGACACACGAAGATGCCAATGCAGCTAACCGAG CAGATAGACAGCAGGCGGGTTCGAGCTCGGTCGTGATCGCTGTGGTGGTGTGTGTTCTGCTGCTCCTTCTGCTGGTGGCTGGACTCTTCTTCCTCAATAAGAAAGGCAAGCTGAGCTGCGGAAAAAAGAACAAGAAGGATGT GGCCTCTGGGGACATGAAAGGTGGCATCGTTGTGGAGATGAAATCTGGTGAAAAGGGCAATGAGGAGTCCGGTCTGCTAAACAAACCCAATGCAGATCAG
- the bcam gene encoding basal cell adhesion molecule isoform X4: MERTMLGRFGVCTVFALTLQVCLAAVTVNVIPKVEVIKGDTVQLTCTYITTETASSFVVQWFIEIAGARERIAYWQSKGDAGVDANTLLTERLTLGSDKSITISPVNVEDEMTYYCQVTGGPVGTSEGETVVKVFNAPEKPMISGNNQAITVSHGSAPSSQVGKCTSRNGHPEPRIVWFKDGKPLPVVKDQKEKTFMIPSVVKEASGLTTVTSILFMQPEKADAKSVFHCTVEYSMPRDQTKQDSSETFSLSLLYPSENVFFKLMNQGPIKEGDDVDMICETDGNPQPEISFYQVTTPEDKKLPASAGKLVLKNVTRNDAGNYKCEAEDFDAVVDLVKTLSFSVHYLELVEVDPKGPLFPSQGDAVELQCKTQSSDEYTLKWKKDSKVLSQNGVLSFQSVSLSDAGVYICVGAVPSVPGLQKQANVTLTVKGKPEIDTPVDVFIAKEGGLITLNCSALGFPAPQFTWTPSGKESVTVMGNKVISRIMLEATSAVLKDGVKCEASNEFGMDSKKFKVSIKTEPVTHEDANAANRDRQQAGSSSVVIAVVVCVLLLLLLVAGLFFLNKKGKLSCGKKNKKDVASGDMKGGIVVEMKSGEKGNEESGLLNKPNADQC, from the exons tgtgtttggCTGCAGTCACGGTCAATGTGATCCCAAAGGTGGAAGTTATAAAAGGAGACACGGTCCAGCTGACCTGCACATACATCACTACTGAAACTGCCTCCTCTTTTGTGGTCCAGTGGTTCATT GAGATTGCAGGTGCAAGGGAGCGAATAGCTTACTGGCAATCGAAAGGTGATGCTGGCGTTGATGCCAACACATTGTTGACAGAACGGTTGACCCTGGGAAGTGACAAGTCCATCACCATCTCCCCCGTCAATGTGGAAGATGAGATGACTTATTACTGCCAAGTAACTGGAGGGCCCGTGGGAACCTCTGAGGGTGAAACCGTGGTGAAAGTTTTCA ATGCACCAGAGAAGCCGATGATATCTGGCAATAATCAGGCCATCACTGTCAGTCATGGCTCAGCCCCCTCATCCCAG GTTGGTAAATGTACCAGCAGGAACGGTCACCCTGAACCTCGTATAGTCTGGTTCAAGGATGGCAAACCTCTGCCTGTAGTGAAGGACCAAAAGGAAA aAACATTCATGATACCAAGTGTAGTGAAGGAAGCCTCAGGTCTGACCACTGTGACCAGCATACTGTTTATGCAGCCAGAAAAAGCTGATGCTAAATCAGTCTTCCACTGCACCGTTGAGTACAGCATGCCAAGAGACCAGACCAAACAGGACAGCTCGGAAACATTCAGTCTCTCGTTGCTCT ATCCATCAGAAAACGTGTTCTTTAAACTGATGAATCAAGGGCCAATCAAAGAGGGGGATGATGTGGATATGATCTGTGAGACTGATGGTAACCCTCAGCCAGAGATTTCTTTTTATCAAGTG ACTACTCCTGAGGACAAAAAACTACCAGCGTCAGCAGGGAAGTTGGTCCTGAAGAACGTGACTCGTAACGATGCTGGAAACTATAAATGTGAAGCGGAGGACTTTGATGCTGTGGTTGATCTTGTCAAGACTTTGAGCTTTTCTGTGCATT ATCTTGAACTTGTGGAAGTGGATCCAAAAGGTCCTTTGTTTCCATCTCAGGGAGATGCTGTGGAGCTTCAATGTAAGACCCAATCCTCAGACGAATACACCCTGAAGTGGAAGAAG GACTCAAAGGTATTGTCGCAGAATGGTGTGTTAAGTTTTCAGTCGGTATCTCTCTCTGACGCtggtgtgtatatatgtgtgggAGCTGTACCCTCTGTGCCAGGCCTCCAAAAACAAGCCAATGTCACCCTTACCGTAAAAG GTAAACCTGAGATTGATACTCCAGTGGATGTTTTCATTGCCAAGGAGGGAGGATTAATCACTCTCAACTGCTCTGCTCTTGGTTTTCCCGCTCCACAGTTCACCTGGACACCCTCTGGCAAAGag tCAGTAACAGTAATGGGAAATAAGGTGATCAGCAGAATCATGCTTGAAGCCACATCTGCAGTCCTGAAGGATGGTGTCAAGTGCGAAGCATCCAACGAATTTGGAATGGACAGCAAGAAGTTCAAGGTTTCCATCAAAACAG AGCCAGTGACACACGAAGATGCCAATGCAGCTAACCGAG ATAGACAGCAGGCGGGTTCGAGCTCGGTCGTGATCGCTGTGGTGGTGTGTGTTCTGCTGCTCCTTCTGCTGGTGGCTGGACTCTTCTTCCTCAATAAGAAAGGCAAGCTGAGCTGCGGAAAAAAGAACAAGAAGGATGT GGCCTCTGGGGACATGAAAGGTGGCATCGTTGTGGAGATGAAATCTGGTGAAAAGGGCAATGAGGAGTCCGGTCTGCTAAACAAACCCAATGCAGATCAG
- the bcam gene encoding basal cell adhesion molecule isoform X2 produces MERTMLGRFGVCTVFALTLQVCLAAVTVNVIPKVEVIKGDTVQLTCTYITTETASSFVVQWFIEIAGARERIAYWQSKGDAGVDANTLLTERLTLGSDKSITISPVNVEDEMTYYCQVTGGPVGTSEGETVVKVFNAPEKPMISGNNQAITVSHGSAPSSQVGKCTSRNGHPEPRIVWFKDGKPLPVVKDQKEKTFMIPSVVKEASGLTTVTSILFMQPEKADAKSVFHCTVEYSMPRDQTKQDSSETFSLSLLYPSENVFFKLMNQGPIKEGDDVDMICETDGNPQPEISFYQVTTPEDKKLPASAGKLVLKNVTRNDAGNYKCEAEDFDAVVDLVKTLSFSVHYLELVEVDPKGPLFPSQGDAVELQCKTQSSDEYTLKWKKDSKVLSQNGVLSFQSVSLSDAGVYICVGAVPSVPGLQKQANVTLTVKGKPEIDTPVDVFIAKEGGLITLNCSALGFPAPQFTWTPSGKESVTVMGNKVISRIMLEATSAVLKDGVKCEASNEFGMDSKKFKVSIKTEPVTHEDANAANRGNPMFKTDRQQAGSSSVVIAVVVCVLLLLLLVAGLFFLNKKGKLSCGKKNKKDVASGDMKGGIVVEMKSGEKGNEESGLLNKPNADQC; encoded by the exons tgtgtttggCTGCAGTCACGGTCAATGTGATCCCAAAGGTGGAAGTTATAAAAGGAGACACGGTCCAGCTGACCTGCACATACATCACTACTGAAACTGCCTCCTCTTTTGTGGTCCAGTGGTTCATT GAGATTGCAGGTGCAAGGGAGCGAATAGCTTACTGGCAATCGAAAGGTGATGCTGGCGTTGATGCCAACACATTGTTGACAGAACGGTTGACCCTGGGAAGTGACAAGTCCATCACCATCTCCCCCGTCAATGTGGAAGATGAGATGACTTATTACTGCCAAGTAACTGGAGGGCCCGTGGGAACCTCTGAGGGTGAAACCGTGGTGAAAGTTTTCA ATGCACCAGAGAAGCCGATGATATCTGGCAATAATCAGGCCATCACTGTCAGTCATGGCTCAGCCCCCTCATCCCAG GTTGGTAAATGTACCAGCAGGAACGGTCACCCTGAACCTCGTATAGTCTGGTTCAAGGATGGCAAACCTCTGCCTGTAGTGAAGGACCAAAAGGAAA aAACATTCATGATACCAAGTGTAGTGAAGGAAGCCTCAGGTCTGACCACTGTGACCAGCATACTGTTTATGCAGCCAGAAAAAGCTGATGCTAAATCAGTCTTCCACTGCACCGTTGAGTACAGCATGCCAAGAGACCAGACCAAACAGGACAGCTCGGAAACATTCAGTCTCTCGTTGCTCT ATCCATCAGAAAACGTGTTCTTTAAACTGATGAATCAAGGGCCAATCAAAGAGGGGGATGATGTGGATATGATCTGTGAGACTGATGGTAACCCTCAGCCAGAGATTTCTTTTTATCAAGTG ACTACTCCTGAGGACAAAAAACTACCAGCGTCAGCAGGGAAGTTGGTCCTGAAGAACGTGACTCGTAACGATGCTGGAAACTATAAATGTGAAGCGGAGGACTTTGATGCTGTGGTTGATCTTGTCAAGACTTTGAGCTTTTCTGTGCATT ATCTTGAACTTGTGGAAGTGGATCCAAAAGGTCCTTTGTTTCCATCTCAGGGAGATGCTGTGGAGCTTCAATGTAAGACCCAATCCTCAGACGAATACACCCTGAAGTGGAAGAAG GACTCAAAGGTATTGTCGCAGAATGGTGTGTTAAGTTTTCAGTCGGTATCTCTCTCTGACGCtggtgtgtatatatgtgtgggAGCTGTACCCTCTGTGCCAGGCCTCCAAAAACAAGCCAATGTCACCCTTACCGTAAAAG GTAAACCTGAGATTGATACTCCAGTGGATGTTTTCATTGCCAAGGAGGGAGGATTAATCACTCTCAACTGCTCTGCTCTTGGTTTTCCCGCTCCACAGTTCACCTGGACACCCTCTGGCAAAGag tCAGTAACAGTAATGGGAAATAAGGTGATCAGCAGAATCATGCTTGAAGCCACATCTGCAGTCCTGAAGGATGGTGTCAAGTGCGAAGCATCCAACGAATTTGGAATGGACAGCAAGAAGTTCAAGGTTTCCATCAAAACAG AGCCAGTGACACACGAAGATGCCAATGCAGCTAACCGAG GGAACCCCATGTTTAAAACAG ATAGACAGCAGGCGGGTTCGAGCTCGGTCGTGATCGCTGTGGTGGTGTGTGTTCTGCTGCTCCTTCTGCTGGTGGCTGGACTCTTCTTCCTCAATAAGAAAGGCAAGCTGAGCTGCGGAAAAAAGAACAAGAAGGATGT GGCCTCTGGGGACATGAAAGGTGGCATCGTTGTGGAGATGAAATCTGGTGAAAAGGGCAATGAGGAGTCCGGTCTGCTAAACAAACCCAATGCAGATCAG